From a region of the Candidatus Margulisiibacteriota bacterium genome:
- a CDS encoding DUF4172 domain-containing protein has protein sequence MQWNWQQKDWPNFFYDISRIQPYETEFLTKIGFVYGAYQHVDDDNKKELLVEIISEEALNTSEIEGEHLDRNSVQSSIRKNLGLQQGDNTILPREKGIAEMMTNLYKTYDVPLNHEYLYNWHCSLTNGRTDINNIGTYRTHEESMQIVSGYIHKPKIHFEAPPSSDVPNEMTIFVQWYNNAAKEKSASLRTIINAAIAHLYFVSIHPFEDGNGRIARALAEKIVSQAFGHPVLMSLSTIIQRNRKQYYQILEQSNQELEITEYIIYFANTVLNALQLTSRTIEFTIKKTRIFDTYKTILNERQLKALQRFFREGLDGFQGGLSAGNYKSITGASNATTTRDLQEMVKLGVLNKKGQLRHTRYSIAGLD, from the coding sequence ATGCAATGGAACTGGCAACAAAAAGACTGGCCAAATTTCTTCTACGATATATCAAGGATTCAACCCTATGAGACAGAGTTCTTAACAAAGATCGGATTTGTGTATGGAGCCTATCAGCATGTGGATGATGATAACAAGAAAGAACTCCTGGTCGAAATTATCAGTGAAGAGGCACTCAACACCTCAGAAATAGAAGGAGAACACCTGGACAGAAACAGTGTTCAATCTTCCATCAGAAAGAATCTTGGCCTGCAACAGGGAGATAACACCATACTCCCCAGAGAAAAAGGCATTGCGGAGATGATGACTAATCTCTATAAGACTTATGATGTACCTCTCAACCATGAATATTTGTACAACTGGCATTGCAGTTTAACAAACGGCCGAACAGATATCAACAATATCGGCACTTATAGAACTCATGAAGAATCTATGCAAATAGTCTCTGGATATATTCATAAACCAAAGATTCATTTCGAAGCGCCCCCGTCGAGTGACGTACCGAACGAAATGACCATATTTGTTCAGTGGTATAATAACGCTGCCAAAGAAAAAAGCGCCAGTCTACGTACAATAATAAATGCCGCCATAGCGCATCTGTATTTTGTTTCTATACATCCGTTTGAGGATGGGAATGGAAGGATTGCCAGAGCATTAGCTGAAAAAATTGTATCACAGGCTTTTGGGCACCCGGTGTTAATGTCATTATCCACTATTATTCAGCGGAATCGCAAACAGTATTACCAAATCCTGGAACAGAGCAATCAGGAACTGGAAATAACAGAATATATCATTTATTTTGCCAATACTGTCCTCAACGCACTGCAGCTCACATCAAGAACTATAGAGTTTACCATTAAAAAAACAAGAATATTCGATACTTATAAGACAATATTAAACGAAAGACAACTCAAAGCACTCCAGCGATTTTTTCGGGAAGGACTTGATGGCTTTCAAGGTGGTCTCAGTGCAGGTAATTACAAAAGCATAACCGGCGCTTCCAATGCAACAACGACCAGAGACTTGCAAGAAATGGTAAAACTGGGTGTACTCAATAAAAAAGGGCAGTTACGGCATACTCGTTATTCTATCGCTGGATTAGATTGA
- a CDS encoding ATP-binding protein — MGIVAHNVGKTVGDTATRILSRIDLSIDDGDFIALTGRSGSGKSTLIYILSTLDNPTEGILEIDRINITAMAERDLERFRNEKVGVVFQFHYLLSELTAIENVLMPARKAGRDKQLREKAESLLFQFDLGDKTNRLPRQLSGGEQQRVAIARALILDPSYIFADEPTGNLDSKNAEIVMDIFCETNKSRHTTIVMVTHDPAVAGKASRQVRMLDGRIV; from the coding sequence GTGGGAATCGTTGCACATAATGTCGGCAAAACAGTCGGAGATACAGCAACCAGGATCCTCAGTCGGATAGACCTGAGTATCGATGATGGAGATTTTATAGCATTGACAGGGCGATCAGGATCCGGGAAGAGTACCCTTATCTATATCCTCAGTACACTCGATAATCCCACTGAAGGAATCCTCGAGATAGACAGGATCAATATTACAGCCATGGCGGAAAGGGATTTGGAGCGTTTCCGAAATGAAAAGGTGGGGGTTGTCTTTCAGTTTCATTACCTGCTGTCAGAGCTCACTGCAATAGAGAACGTATTGATGCCTGCAAGGAAAGCCGGCCGTGATAAACAGCTGCGCGAAAAAGCAGAATCATTGCTTTTCCAGTTTGATCTGGGAGATAAAACAAACAGGCTTCCAAGGCAGCTATCAGGCGGGGAACAACAACGGGTGGCAATAGCAAGGGCATTGATCCTTGACCCGTCATACATATTCGCCGATGAGCCAACAGGCAATCTTGATTCCAAAAACGCAGAGATCGTAATGGACATCTTCTGTGAAACGAATAAGAGCCGTCATACGACTATTGTTATGGTCACTCATGATCCAGCAGTAGCAGGCAAAGCATCACGCCAGGTCCGGATGCTAGATGGAAGGATTGTGTAA
- a CDS encoding ABC transporter permease, with product MDQPGERTMIFLAIRYLLSRRRQTILTFLGIFFGSMAYIVISGMMIGFREYLVEQLVNNNPHITIQPREEFLTEHSLDKSFFGKRYQYIFWIVPPSGRKDSDTIRSPQNWYKVLGTDRRVEYYTPQLTTSVIISSGTSTVPSTLIGCDPEQQIKVTSIGEEIAEGNFGNIGIGGNKIAIGDELKKLLGVRIGQNVMVSVAGQNAPFKVVAVFKTGNKEADRFAYGLIEDVQRISQTPNRVNTIAIRLYDYSQSSAIANTWSAITPEKVESWDQKNASFFNVFRIQDAVRYLTIGATLVVAGFGIYNVLAMTVMQKQRDIAILRSMGYSRLDIVWLFFAQGLILGVAGSLLGLFCGYLFSRYLQTVSFGGGPMGGSGFLQISLAPAIYVWAVILGLASASLASILPAVNAGKLTPIEIIRSGAE from the coding sequence AGCCGGGGGAGAGGACAATGATATTTCTGGCGATACGATACCTGTTATCGAGACGCAGGCAAACGATCCTGACCTTTCTGGGGATCTTCTTTGGCAGCATGGCCTATATTGTTATCTCAGGGATGATGATTGGTTTCAGGGAGTATCTGGTCGAACAGCTGGTGAACAACAACCCGCATATTACTATACAACCGAGAGAAGAGTTCCTGACTGAACATTCCCTTGATAAGTCGTTCTTCGGAAAGCGCTATCAATATATATTCTGGATTGTTCCCCCCTCAGGAAGGAAAGACAGCGATACCATAAGAAGCCCCCAAAACTGGTATAAGGTCTTGGGTACCGATCGCCGGGTCGAGTATTACACTCCGCAACTGACAACATCGGTCATAATCAGCAGCGGAACGTCGACAGTACCCTCAACCCTGATAGGGTGTGATCCGGAGCAGCAGATAAAAGTAACATCGATCGGCGAGGAAATCGCTGAGGGGAATTTTGGAAATATCGGAATAGGCGGGAACAAGATCGCCATCGGTGATGAACTAAAAAAGCTCCTTGGAGTGCGCATCGGCCAGAATGTGATGGTATCCGTTGCCGGCCAAAACGCACCCTTCAAAGTGGTTGCTGTATTTAAAACAGGAAATAAGGAAGCAGACCGGTTCGCTTACGGGCTTATTGAAGATGTACAGAGGATCAGTCAAACCCCTAACAGAGTGAACACTATTGCGATCAGGCTCTATGACTACTCACAGTCATCCGCAATCGCCAACACCTGGTCTGCGATCACTCCGGAGAAAGTAGAAAGCTGGGACCAAAAAAACGCCTCCTTCTTTAATGTTTTTCGTATCCAGGACGCTGTAAGATATTTAACAATCGGTGCGACACTGGTCGTTGCCGGATTCGGCATTTATAATGTTCTTGCTATGACCGTTATGCAGAAGCAGCGGGATATTGCTATACTCCGTTCTATGGGCTACAGTAGGCTGGATATTGTCTGGCTCTTTTTTGCACAGGGACTGATACTGGGCGTCGCGGGGTCTCTCCTCGGTCTCTTCTGCGGATACCTGTTTAGCCGCTACCTGCAGACTGTATCATTTGGAGGAGGACCGATGGGTGGATCCGGGTTTCTGCAGATATCCCTTGCCCCTGCCATTTATGTATGGGCAGTGATCCTGGGGCTAGCCTCTGCCTCACTTGCCAGTATCCTTCCTGCTGTTAATGCAGGTAAACTGACTCCTATTGAGATCATTCGTTCGGGGGCCGAATAA